One Helicobacter kayseriensis genomic region harbors:
- the rpmF gene encoding 50S ribosomal protein L32 codes for MAVPKRRVSKTRAAKRRTHYKISLATPVKDKDGNWKLPHTINKFSGKY; via the coding sequence ATGGCAGTTCCAAAGAGAAGAGTGAGCAAAACGCGAGCAGCAAAAAGAAGAACTCATTACAAAATTAGTTTAGCTACACCTGTAAAAGATAAAGATGGGAATTGGAAACTTCCTCACACAATTAATAAATTTTCAGGCAAATATTAA
- the plsX gene encoding phosphate acyltransferase PlsX — protein MKIVIDAMGGDYGVNPIIQGTLQALQKQDFFALVVGDQDQITPLIPSKFKSRIQIIHSKDYIRMEEQASSAIKRQDSSIFMGIEILRQDNADAIVSAGHSGATMSLATLRLGRISGVSRPAICTTMPTSKNTYSLILDAGANTDCKPEYLLDFALMGYEYCKNVMNVAHPKIGLLSNGEEETKGNDLTKETFALLKKYPFFIGNVEGKNIFDGSVDVVVCDGFSGNLVLKASEGVAQTITKILKQEIQKTLWTKIGALLMRKSFQTLKSRIDHSEYGGAPLLGVNKPVIISHGSSNARAIECAIYQAIHAINGDICTKIQQALKKD, from the coding sequence ATGAAAATCGTTATTGATGCTATGGGGGGTGATTATGGAGTAAATCCCATCATTCAAGGGACACTTCAAGCTCTTCAAAAACAAGATTTTTTTGCTTTAGTTGTTGGAGATCAGGATCAGATTACCCCTCTCATCCCCTCCAAATTCAAATCCAGAATCCAAATCATTCATTCCAAAGATTACATCAGAATGGAAGAACAAGCCTCAAGTGCAATAAAAAGACAAGATAGCTCAATCTTTATGGGAATAGAAATTTTGCGTCAAGACAATGCTGATGCTATTGTTTCAGCTGGACACAGTGGAGCTACAATGAGTCTTGCAACACTTAGACTTGGTCGGATATCAGGAGTTTCTCGCCCAGCTATCTGCACAACAATGCCTACAAGCAAAAATACATATAGCCTAATCTTGGATGCTGGAGCCAATACAGATTGCAAACCTGAATATTTATTGGATTTTGCATTGATGGGATATGAGTATTGCAAAAATGTAATGAATGTTGCCCATCCCAAAATTGGACTTCTTTCAAATGGGGAAGAAGAAACAAAGGGAAATGACCTGACAAAAGAAACTTTCGCGCTTCTAAAGAAGTACCCTTTCTTTATTGGCAATGTTGAGGGAAAAAATATTTTTGATGGCAGTGTAGATGTAGTTGTATGCGATGGCTTTAGTGGAAACCTCGTTCTTAAAGCAAGCGAGGGAGTGGCACAAACAATCACTAAGATTCTCAAACAGGAAATCCAAAAAACTCTTTGGACAAAAATAGGCGCTCTTCTAATGAGAAAATCTTTCCAAACACTTAAGAGTAGAATTGATCATTCTGAATATGGTGGAGCCCCCTTATTAGGTGTCAATAAGCCCGTAATCATTAGTCATGGTAGTAGCAATGCGCGAGCAATAGAGTGCGCAATCTATCAGGCAATTCACGCCATCAATGGAGATATTTGTACAAAAATCCAACAAGCGCTCAAAAAGGATTAG
- a CDS encoding beta-ketoacyl-ACP synthase III — protein sequence MIYASMRSIASYIPKQCITNFDLEKIVDTSNEWITKRTGIKTRYFADKTQATSDLATYAGELAIQRAGLRPSDIDLVIVATLSPDFLGMPSTACIASHNLGIHNKPAFDITTACTGFIYLLSLAKAYIQAGMYENILIIGAEKISSLLDFNDRSTCVLFGDGAGASVISATSDQNEAIVDVHISANGQYSDFLVTPGCGSRNPANQHVIDSNLQFIQMKGNETFKLAVKTLANDVDYILKANSMQPEDIKFFIPHQANLRIISAVGEMLDFHQDQIVVTVDQFGNTSAASIPMAINSVYEAQKLQKGDLLLLDAFGGGLTWGSALLRFGGL from the coding sequence ATGATTTATGCTTCAATGCGCTCCATTGCTTCCTATATTCCTAAGCAATGCATCACAAACTTTGATTTAGAAAAAATAGTCGATACAAGCAATGAGTGGATTACCAAACGCACAGGAATCAAAACACGCTACTTTGCTGACAAAACTCAAGCCACAAGTGATTTGGCCACCTATGCCGGAGAACTAGCTATCCAAAGAGCAGGACTTCGACCAAGTGATATTGATTTGGTAATTGTTGCGACTTTGAGTCCTGACTTTCTTGGGATGCCCTCAACTGCTTGTATCGCTTCGCACAATTTAGGCATTCACAATAAGCCTGCATTTGACATCACGACAGCTTGCACGGGATTTATTTATCTTCTTTCTTTAGCAAAAGCATATATCCAAGCAGGAATGTATGAAAATATACTGATTATTGGTGCAGAAAAAATCAGTTCATTGCTAGATTTCAATGATCGTAGCACCTGCGTTCTTTTTGGAGATGGTGCTGGCGCATCAGTGATTAGCGCCACTTCCGACCAAAATGAGGCTATTGTAGATGTTCATATTAGCGCAAATGGACAATATAGTGATTTTCTTGTTACTCCAGGTTGTGGGAGTCGAAATCCTGCAAATCAACATGTTATCGATTCTAATCTTCAATTTATCCAAATGAAAGGCAATGAAACCTTCAAACTTGCTGTTAAAACTCTTGCCAATGATGTGGATTACATTCTCAAAGCAAACTCTATGCAGCCTGAAGATATTAAATTTTTTATTCCCCATCAAGCCAATCTACGAATTATTTCAGCTGTTGGAGAAATGCTTGATTTTCATCAAGATCAGATTGTTGTTACAGTTGATCAATTTGGCAACACTTCAGCAGCTTCAATTCCTATGGCGATCAACTCTGTTTATGAAGCACAGAAACTTCAAAAAGGGGATTTACTTCTGCTAGATGCATTTGGTGGAGGATTGACATGGGGATCTGCACTTTTAAGATTTGGGGGTTTATAA
- the mnmH gene encoding tRNA 2-selenouridine(34) synthase MnmH produces MREIKILDVRSPREYRQAHIPQALNFPVLSDQEYEEIGTIYRYNSFEAKMRGSAYICKNIAAFLEQTSVFHPSHKLILYCARGGQRSKSLWSILREIGFDCERLEGGYKRYRQEVLKNLSIFPSQTFFTLYGMTGSGKSDLIKMAHAWSIDLERMSGHYGSSFGHQANNFTGQPSRAMFENLLEYELRSKMGIVLVEGESKKIGDIVIPNSVFDAIHCGKKILIQTCIEERVKRIVKMYAHISYENFIGCMQKIKPYLQRQFYNDVLSSWDHGDKERIAFILLEKYYDRVYRKNQCDIVINAENLDLAYQELCLLKEEMSI; encoded by the coding sequence TTGCGAGAGATTAAAATTTTAGATGTGCGTAGCCCAAGAGAATATAGGCAGGCTCATATCCCCCAAGCATTGAATTTTCCTGTATTGAGTGATCAAGAATATGAGGAAATTGGGACAATTTATCGTTATAACTCGTTTGAGGCAAAGATGCGCGGGAGTGCTTATATCTGTAAAAATATTGCAGCCTTTTTGGAGCAAACTAGTGTATTTCATCCAAGTCATAAATTAATTTTATATTGTGCAAGGGGGGGTCAAAGAAGCAAGAGCTTGTGGAGTATTTTACGTGAAATTGGCTTTGATTGTGAGCGATTAGAGGGAGGATATAAGCGATATCGCCAAGAGGTTTTGAAAAATCTGTCTATTTTTCCAAGTCAGACATTTTTTACTTTATATGGTATGACAGGAAGCGGAAAAAGCGATTTGATCAAGATGGCCCACGCATGGAGTATTGATCTTGAAAGGATGAGTGGACATTATGGATCAAGCTTTGGTCACCAGGCAAATAATTTTACAGGGCAACCTAGTCGTGCGATGTTTGAGAATTTGCTTGAATATGAGTTGCGATCCAAAATGGGCATTGTTCTTGTTGAGGGAGAGTCTAAAAAGATTGGGGATATTGTTATACCTAATTCAGTGTTTGATGCTATCCATTGTGGTAAAAAAATCTTGATACAAACTTGCATTGAAGAGAGGGTAAAACGCATTGTTAAAATGTATGCTCATATTTCTTATGAGAATTTTATAGGGTGCATGCAAAAAATTAAGCCCTATCTTCAAAGACAATTTTATAATGATGTGCTTTCTTCGTGGGATCATGGAGATAAAGAGCGGATCGCTTTTATTTTGCTTGAAAAATATTATGATCGTGTCTATCGAAAAAATCAATGTGATATTGTGATCAATGCTGAAAATCTTGATTTGGCGTATCAAGAACTTTGTTTGCTGAAAGAAGAGATGAGTATATAA
- a CDS encoding exo-alpha-sialidase — protein MSRLIFYVIACALTFFIFISHKSYNPPFFVQDLDVRPSEVPVFIKNNLPIIKQAPSVHSASIARLSSGKLIALWFAGSGEGRPDVEIYGSIYNISSNIWEEPKSYLDRKRLIKDSHQFIKKLGNPVIYQSANGDLHLFVVGVSFGGWATSKIYHYISKDEAKSFAYQGVLRLGPLMNISHLVRSSPVGLEDGGFYLPIYHELADKYPLIVRFDQNGKMLYSQKITAHNGQLQPSIVALDSKRCLAVLRNYREKEMYMQNCEDGGMKWDKPITSNVLNESNSIALFKLGQKIFLLHNTREKSEHESRGTLVLSYLDEGRWEKVTILDVAQGKREGIKSVEVSYPNVFVSGDMVDIVYTNNRTAISHIRLNQKWIFEQMKEGKK, from the coding sequence ATGAGTCGACTTATCTTTTATGTGATTGCGTGTGCGCTGACTTTTTTTATTTTTATTTCTCACAAGAGTTACAATCCTCCATTTTTTGTCCAAGACCTAGATGTGCGCCCATCAGAAGTTCCTGTTTTTATCAAAAATAATCTTCCCATTATCAAACAAGCTCCCTCTGTGCATTCTGCCAGTATTGCTCGCTTGTCTAGTGGAAAATTGATTGCTCTGTGGTTTGCTGGTAGCGGGGAGGGTAGGCCAGATGTTGAAATTTATGGAAGCATTTATAATATTTCAAGCAATATTTGGGAGGAGCCCAAAAGCTATCTTGATCGCAAGCGTCTCATAAAAGATTCCCATCAATTTATTAAGAAATTAGGCAATCCTGTTATCTATCAATCTGCCAATGGAGATCTGCATTTGTTTGTGGTGGGAGTTAGTTTTGGAGGATGGGCTACAAGCAAAATTTATCACTATATCTCTAAAGATGAGGCGAAATCTTTTGCATATCAAGGAGTTTTGAGATTGGGGCCATTGATGAATATTAGTCATTTGGTTCGATCAAGTCCAGTTGGTTTGGAAGATGGGGGATTTTATCTTCCTATCTATCATGAACTTGCTGATAAATATCCACTCATAGTAAGGTTTGATCAAAATGGAAAAATGCTTTATTCGCAAAAAATAACCGCTCACAATGGTCAACTTCAACCCTCAATTGTAGCCTTAGATTCTAAGAGATGCTTAGCTGTATTGAGAAATTATAGAGAGAAAGAGATGTATATGCAAAACTGTGAAGATGGGGGAATGAAGTGGGATAAACCTATAACAAGCAATGTGTTAAATGAATCAAATTCTATTGCTCTTTTTAAATTGGGTCAGAAGATTTTTTTGCTCCATAATACGCGTGAAAAATCAGAGCACGAATCGCGTGGCACGCTTGTCTTATCTTATCTAGATGAGGGGCGTTGGGAAAAGGTGACAATTTTGGATGTCGCTCAAGGAAAGAGAGAGGGGATAAAAAGTGTTGAAGTGTCTTATCCTAATGTGTTTGTAAGTGGTGATATGGTTGATATTGTTTATACCAATAATCGCACCGCTATATCACACATACGGCTCAATCAAAAATGGATTTTTGAGCAAATGAAGGAAGGAAAGAAATGA